The following coding sequences are from one Humulus lupulus chromosome X, drHumLupu1.1, whole genome shotgun sequence window:
- the LOC133804503 gene encoding dof zinc finger protein MNB1A-like translates to MFTIADIENQMFQFPSNKTLTEIEKRWKPSIEIAPNCPRCASSNTKFCYYNNYSLSQPRYFCKGCRRYWTKGGSLRNVPVGGGYRKNHRSRSCKVPGRGRSSLSTYSPDSTELSESSNGDSGSGSQSGSDIDLAAVFANFLNQNPNQPEPSSNRAIVSGISSNICNALKDGSVIESQSQHCLVLEETELAQELLAPSQEEKMAEVNLGSEMNDFGFQNLLGNDDDDQVGQDLFWSDSTATAAAAAVEITPSFTWQQATVAHNFQELESFPSTNLVNDIWNSFDFSGLEIFSRS, encoded by the coding sequence ATGTTCACCATTGCCGATATCGAAAACCAGATGTTTCAGTTCCCTTCTAATAAGACACTGACTGAAATCGAGAAAAGATGGAAACCCAGTATCGAAATCGCTCCCAACTGCCCTCGCTGTGCTTCTTCCAACACCAAATTCTGCTACTACAACAACTACAGTCTCTCTCAGCCTCGATACTTCTGTAAAGGCTGCCGACGTTACTGGACCAAAGGTGGGTCCTTAAGAAACGTCCCCGTTGGCGGTGGTTACCGGAAAAATCATCGGTCTAGGTCCTGTAAGGTTCCGGGAAGGGGTCGTTCTTCGCTGAGTACTTATTCTCCAGACTCAACCGAGCTCTCTGAGAGCTCTAATGGCGACTCGGGTTCGGGCTCTCAATCCGGTTCGGACATCGACTTGGCAGCCGTGTTCGCCAACTTCTTGAACCAAAATCCGAACCAACCGGAGCCGAGTTCAAATAGAGCAATCGTTTCAGGCATTTCATCAAACATCTGCAATGCACTAAAAGACGGATCAGTCATCGAATCCCAGAGTCAACACTGCCTTGTTCTTGAAGAAACCGAACTAGCCCAAGAGTTATTAGCTCCTTCCCAAGAAGAGAAAATGGCAGAAGTAAATCTGGGGAGTGAAATGAATGATTTCGGGTTTCAAAATTTGCTAGGAAACGATGACGATGATCAAGTCGGACAAGACTTGTTTTGGTCCGATTCTACAGCCACAGCGGCGGCGGCGGCGGTGGAGATCACGCCAAGCTTTACGTGGCAGCAGGCAACGGTGGCGCATAATTTTCAAGAACTGGAAAGCTTTCCATCAACAAATCTAGTAAATGATATATGGAACTCTTTTGATTTTTCTGGGCTTGAGATTTTCTCAAGATCTTAG